Proteins found in one bacterium genomic segment:
- a CDS encoding ABC transporter substrate-binding protein, whose translation MNRRVTQGMLNILIFLAVLALIAVVGFPQYRELKPSSVRIGVERAFGGLPFYLAELDTSRQYYKLEKVKPLFVDIESGSLEKLKSGECDITSVSWYDLLLSPVVDNDTIKVLGSLELRAAADAIIIPKDYGKIRSLKDLAGKRLGFLAGDEYLVNMVLQKMEQKDEIKNITRIPLRAGEIATALKDNKADALFVLDPYRSYLFYLGCSVLLEGLVNTYLMTGFPYQAVVMKKSFVVKNKKAALRMKNTFDAVLGFIKVHPEVARSAVVTKNEWPLDGTMLLNIKLPEYLRLSEIDTKRVEQLQTLMVLSGAGSCGMNVQDLIFRAEVFKN comes from the coding sequence TTGAACCGTAGAGTCACGCAGGGAATGTTGAATATCCTGATATTCCTTGCGGTACTGGCATTGATCGCTGTTGTTGGTTTTCCTCAATACCGGGAATTAAAGCCGTCGTCCGTACGGATCGGCGTTGAAAGGGCGTTCGGCGGTCTGCCTTTCTACCTGGCCGAACTTGACACCTCGCGTCAGTACTACAAACTGGAAAAGGTCAAACCGCTGTTCGTAGATATCGAGAGCGGGTCGCTGGAGAAGCTCAAAAGCGGCGAGTGTGACATAACGTCCGTATCGTGGTATGACCTCCTGCTTTCGCCCGTGGTCGATAATGACACGATCAAGGTGCTCGGTTCCCTGGAGCTGCGCGCCGCCGCAGATGCCATCATCATTCCCAAAGATTATGGAAAAATAAGGTCGCTGAAAGATCTGGCGGGAAAGAGGCTTGGATTTCTTGCCGGCGATGAATACCTTGTGAATATGGTGCTGCAGAAAATGGAGCAGAAGGATGAAATAAAGAACATCACCCGGATCCCTCTGCGGGCCGGCGAGATCGCGACCGCACTGAAGGATAACAAGGCTGACGCGCTGTTCGTACTGGATCCCTACCGCAGTTATCTGTTTTACCTGGGCTGCAGCGTGCTGCTGGAAGGTCTGGTTAACACTTATCTGATGACGGGATTCCCTTATCAAGCCGTCGTTATGAAGAAAAGCTTTGTGGTCAAGAACAAAAAAGCGGCCTTGCGCATGAAAAATACTTTTGACGCGGTGCTGGGGTTCATAAAAGTGCATCCTGAAGTCGCAAGGAGCGCTGTGGTCACGAAAAATGAATGGCCGCTTGACGGCACCATGCTGCTGAACATCAAATTACCGGAATATTTAAGGCTTTCCGAGATCGACACGAAGCGGGTCGAACAGCTGCAGACATTAATGGTACTCTCGGGTGCAGGATCCTGCGGCATGAACGTGCAGGATCTGATCTTTAGGGCGGAAGTTTTCAAAAACTGA
- a CDS encoding tetratricopeptide repeat protein yields the protein MKKRWLSVLLLAVLFVGCPPTRKNATKIYITQNQYEKAKEQCLLGIEEAPADFEYRCLLGQIEIQLGNSQAGSKAFQNAFKIDTALTMKWFTVTEKNNLTAYWGTFIKVASELLLEKKYDEALVNLQLARKLDPTAAQQFIIEGHVRTEMGDKEGATAAYNRALSIDPENPEAYFSIAGTMFEKKDYEKAIDQFSNAIKYFIKRYDQQKGGLFQNVAFDRAVANEIVTLYNDKKEEELNRVLKTKLGIEQPEAQKRNVERFAITTEYLGMSYYHRGISNYNLKKDSLALNDWNATLEIQPNNLNAMFSVAEILVKFKKYDEARSYYEKIITLKGDDFAAWFMIAVCYSQVKNFQKAIEIYEDKALKLEPKNIDVLTNLAYAYRELKNTKKSLEYLMMIQELEKGK from the coding sequence ATGAAAAAACGTTGGTTAAGTGTGTTGCTGCTGGCGGTGCTGTTCGTTGGATGCCCGCCGACACGGAAGAACGCCACAAAGATATATATTACTCAAAATCAGTATGAAAAAGCCAAAGAACAATGTCTGCTCGGCATCGAAGAGGCGCCAGCTGATTTTGAATATCGCTGCCTCTTGGGACAAATCGAGATCCAGCTGGGTAACTCGCAGGCAGGAAGCAAGGCCTTTCAGAATGCCTTTAAAATAGACACGGCGTTGACCATGAAGTGGTTCACGGTAACCGAAAAGAACAACCTGACTGCATATTGGGGGACTTTTATTAAGGTCGCTTCTGAATTGCTTTTAGAAAAGAAATATGACGAAGCGCTGGTCAATCTGCAATTAGCCAGGAAACTTGATCCCACCGCTGCCCAGCAATTTATAATCGAGGGGCATGTCCGGACCGAGATGGGCGATAAAGAAGGGGCGACCGCCGCCTATAACAGGGCTTTGTCCATCGATCCGGAAAATCCCGAAGCTTACTTTAGCATAGCGGGTACCATGTTCGAAAAAAAGGATTATGAAAAGGCGATCGATCAGTTCTCCAACGCGATAAAATATTTTATCAAACGGTATGATCAGCAGAAGGGTGGTTTGTTCCAGAATGTCGCGTTCGACCGGGCAGTGGCAAATGAGATCGTGACGCTGTACAACGATAAAAAAGAGGAAGAGTTGAACCGGGTGCTCAAGACCAAGCTCGGCATTGAACAACCCGAAGCCCAGAAACGAAACGTCGAGAGGTTCGCCATTACCACGGAGTATCTGGGCATGAGTTATTATCACCGCGGGATATCGAATTATAACCTTAAAAAAGACAGCCTGGCGCTCAACGACTGGAATGCCACGCTTGAAATCCAGCCGAACAACTTGAACGCCATGTTCTCTGTTGCCGAAATACTCGTTAAGTTTAAAAAATACGATGAGGCTCGTTCTTACTATGAAAAGATCATCACCCTGAAAGGCGATGACTTCGCGGCGTGGTTCATGATCGCTGTCTGTTATTCCCAGGTCAAGAATTTCCAGAAGGCGATCGAAATATACGAGGACAAAGCGCTCAAGCTTGAGCCGAAGAATATCGATGTTTTGACCAACCTTGCTTACGCATACCGGGAACTGAAAAACACCAAGAAATCGCTTGAGTATTTGATGATGATACAGGAATTGGAGAAGGGCAAATAA
- the cmk gene encoding (d)CMP kinase, with protein MARFIVAIDGGAGSGKSTTAKGVAKRLDFFYLDTGAMYRAAALKYIMKKGDPSSMDMEIIKDIIAHTEIDLRRSNGDIRVFLDGRDVSAEIRSLAVSELVSPVSAVPEIRAWMVGKQRAVAEGKNVVCEGRDIGTVVFRDAQVKIFMQADLKVRARRRALEMAGQNIKVELARVYENLAYRDQYDSSRDHSPLKKADDAIVVDTTDLTIEEEISLVEKIVKNKLKLLVNSK; from the coding sequence ATGGCGCGGTTTATCGTGGCTATCGACGGGGGTGCCGGGTCGGGCAAGAGCACGACGGCGAAAGGAGTCGCAAAACGCCTTGACTTTTTCTATCTCGATACCGGCGCCATGTATCGCGCCGCCGCCCTTAAATACATCATGAAAAAAGGCGATCCGTCTTCAATGGACATGGAAATCATAAAGGACATCATCGCTCATACCGAGATCGACCTGCGAAGATCCAACGGTGATATCCGCGTGTTCCTGGATGGCCGGGACGTATCGGCCGAGATCCGTTCGCTGGCGGTCAGCGAACTTGTCTCACCAGTATCGGCAGTTCCAGAGATCAGAGCCTGGATGGTCGGAAAGCAGCGCGCCGTCGCCGAGGGAAAAAATGTCGTATGCGAGGGGCGGGATATCGGTACCGTGGTTTTTCGCGACGCCCAAGTAAAGATCTTCATGCAGGCGGATTTGAAAGTGCGGGCTCGGCGCAGGGCGCTAGAAATGGCAGGACAGAACATCAAGGTCGAGTTGGCTAGGGTGTATGAAAACCTGGCGTATCGCGATCAGTATGATTCCAGCCGCGACCATTCGCCGCTTAAAAAAGCTGATGATGCGATCGTGGTCGACACCACGGACCTGACGATCGAAGAAGAGATTTCGCTGGTGGAAAAGATCGTAAAAAACAAACTGAAGTTATTAGTTAATAGTAAATAG
- the miaA gene encoding tRNA (adenosine(37)-N6)-dimethylallyltransferase MiaA, with protein MNDPVITIIGPTGVGKTRISIALAKAVDAEIISADSRQVYKYLDIGTAKPTRLERSEIRFHLIDFLEPDESYSCGQFARDAHALLSDIPGRGSVPVVCGGTGLYIKALFEPLHELPPSQKVVKERLTRELAVLGTAGMYERLERIDPAWARAIKPADKQRILRGLEVYEITGRPLSSFIGGKKATAPFRPRYIGLHLPREVLYRRIDQRFDAMIQAGLADEVTSLSKIGYPWTLSIFKTIGYKEIIDHLEGRLTLEQAITAAKRRTRNFAKRQITWFNRVPGVEWYDADKIDIDHIVNGN; from the coding sequence TTGAACGATCCAGTCATAACGATAATCGGTCCCACCGGAGTCGGGAAGACACGGATCAGCATCGCCCTGGCAAAGGCTGTCGATGCCGAAATCATTTCCGCGGATTCCCGCCAGGTTTACAAATACCTTGATATCGGCACGGCGAAGCCGACGCGCCTAGAACGCAGTGAGATCCGATTTCACCTGATCGATTTCCTGGAACCCGATGAATCATACTCATGCGGGCAATTTGCGCGGGACGCGCACGCATTGCTGAGCGATATCCCCGGACGCGGATCGGTTCCGGTCGTATGCGGCGGTACGGGTCTGTATATCAAGGCTCTTTTTGAACCCCTGCACGAACTGCCGCCATCGCAGAAGGTCGTCAAAGAGCGGCTCACCCGTGAACTGGCAGTGCTCGGGACCGCCGGTATGTACGAAAGGCTGGAGCGCATCGATCCGGCATGGGCAAGGGCGATTAAACCTGCTGATAAACAGAGGATATTACGCGGGCTCGAAGTCTACGAGATCACGGGTCGGCCATTGAGTTCATTCATAGGCGGGAAGAAAGCAACTGCGCCATTTAGACCGCGGTACATCGGATTGCACTTGCCCCGGGAAGTGCTTTACCGGAGGATCGACCAACGTTTTGACGCGATGATCCAGGCGGGTCTGGCGGATGAGGTTACGTCGCTTTCAAAAATCGGCTATCCCTGGACATTAAGCATATTCAAGACCATTGGTTATAAGGAGATCATTGACCATCTCGAGGGACGGCTGACGCTGGAACAGGCGATCACGGCGGCAAAACGGCGAACCCGGAATTTTGCCAAGCGGCAGATCACCTGGTTCAACCGCGTGCCCGGGGTCGAATGGTATGATGCGGATAAAATAGACATAGATCACATAGTAAATGGCAATTAG
- a CDS encoding prepilin peptidase encodes MTILYTVFSFIFGLVFGSFLNVLIYRLPRSVSIIRPNSFCPHCRKPIRWYENIPLLSYVFLGGKCAHCRKPISWQYPLVELLTGLAFLFLYHQYGFSLALIFYLVFICSLIVISGIDFTHQIIPSIISLPGILLGLVFQILYGNFWLGLIGAFFGGGLILLIRVLGGWAYKKEVMGMGDVFLTAMIGAFIAFPRIIIAVFIGAIAGSLFGIVYLLVTKKHRESPIPFGPFLSLGGLVMALFGDRVILFLRMLGVYI; translated from the coding sequence GTGACGATTCTCTACACGGTTTTTTCCTTTATATTCGGGCTCGTCTTCGGTTCATTTTTAAACGTGCTGATCTACCGGCTGCCGCGGTCGGTGTCGATCATCCGTCCCAATTCGTTCTGCCCCCACTGCCGCAAGCCCATCCGCTGGTATGAAAATATCCCGCTGCTGAGCTATGTCTTTCTGGGCGGAAAATGTGCGCATTGCCGAAAACCGATATCATGGCAGTATCCGCTGGTCGAACTTCTCACCGGTTTGGCGTTTTTGTTCTTATACCATCAGTACGGTTTCAGCCTGGCATTGATCTTTTACCTGGTCTTCATTTGCAGTCTGATCGTCATCTCGGGGATCGATTTTACCCACCAGATAATACCGAGCATTATTTCCCTGCCCGGGATCCTGCTGGGATTGGTGTTCCAGATTTTGTATGGCAATTTCTGGCTTGGTCTTATCGGCGCGTTCTTTGGCGGGGGGCTGATACTGCTCATCCGCGTGCTGGGCGGCTGGGCATACAAAAAAGAGGTCATGGGCATGGGCGATGTGTTCCTGACCGCTATGATCGGCGCATTCATCGCCTTTCCCCGTATTATCATCGCCGTTTTCATCGGCGCTATTGCGGGGTCCTTATTTGGCATTGTCTACCTGCTGGTCACTAAAAAACACCGCGAAAGCCCTATCCCATTCGGCCCTTTTTTAAGCCTGGGCGGGCTGGTAATGGCGCTATTCGGCGACCGCGTCATACTTTTTCTTAGAATGCTGGGCGTCTACATTTAG
- a CDS encoding Omp28-related outer membrane protein yields MALDQIIWNHPGQIAAVDVHYPAGNHFYLQEATERIQYYPPPFAGMYVPPWMWFDGNNHSSMDYSIWESLIVDRMSEEAPVTITMDGAYSTGDDTGTVFVNIRNDSTAEISGRVIIVITEDSLVYAAPNGVMVHNSVPRDYIPDDSGTTVTIPAGDSVTVTQAIIASSGWVDANLNLLAWIQNDIEQPDSTKEIWQSAIVKLVELGIAEHGAPAARSILQPAPNPCVDGTSFLFSLAPGERYSIRLFDIAGREIRTYTGTARDTRERVYWNLKDKHGDAVAQGVYFYRFDSGNSAATGKIVVR; encoded by the coding sequence ATGGCACTAGACCAGATCATATGGAACCATCCCGGTCAGATCGCCGCCGTTGACGTGCATTACCCGGCCGGCAATCATTTCTACCTGCAGGAAGCGACCGAACGAATTCAATACTATCCACCGCCGTTCGCCGGCATGTACGTGCCGCCATGGATGTGGTTCGACGGTAACAACCACAGCAGCATGGATTATTCGATCTGGGAATCACTCATCGTAGACCGCATGAGCGAAGAAGCGCCCGTGACCATAACCATGGACGGTGCTTATTCGACCGGCGATGACACCGGTACGGTTTTCGTGAATATCCGGAATGATTCGACGGCAGAGATCTCCGGACGCGTGATCATCGTCATCACCGAAGATAGCCTTGTTTATGCGGCTCCCAATGGAGTGATGGTCCACAACAGCGTGCCCAGGGATTATATCCCGGACGACAGCGGAACGACCGTCACCATCCCGGCCGGTGATTCGGTCACCGTAACGCAGGCTATCATCGCAAGTTCCGGTTGGGTCGATGCCAATCTCAACCTGCTGGCCTGGATCCAGAACGATATCGAGCAGCCCGACTCCACAAAAGAAATCTGGCAGAGCGCCATTGTAAAACTCGTTGAACTCGGGATCGCTGAGCATGGAGCACCGGCGGCGCGGTCGATCCTGCAGCCGGCGCCGAATCCTTGCGTGGATGGCACGTCGTTCTTGTTCAGCCTGGCGCCGGGCGAGCGCTACTCGATCCGTCTTTTTGACATTGCTGGACGTGAGATCAGGACTTACACCGGCACCGCGCGCGATACCCGGGAACGCGTGTACTGGAACCTTAAAGACAAACATGGCGATGCCGTGGCTCAGGGCGTTTATTTTTATCGTTTTGACAGCGGCAACAGCGCTGCAACCGGGAAGATCGTCGTTCGCTGA
- a CDS encoding NAD-dependent epimerase/dehydratase family protein, whose amino-acid sequence MNKSTAIITGSAGLIGSESVSFFIDKGFDIIGIDNDLRAYFFGKEASTQWMRDRLTSRYPANYRHKNIDIRNFEELSKVFKESKPEIVIHCAAQPSHDWAAKEPFTDFGVNANGTLNLLEATRQFAPEAVFIFVSTNKVYGDTPNRLPLVEQEKRYEIRKDHPYNDGIDETMSIDGCLHSLFGASKVAADVLVQEYGRYFNMKTVCFRGGCLTGPAHSGTRLHGFLSYLVRCGIAGITYHVFGYKGKQVRDNIHSYDLVNAFYHFFRKPRVAAVYNMGGSRHSNCSILEAIDDIEELSGKKLVYKYEDKNRIGDHIWYISSVKKFQHDYPGWQYTYDIKRMIKEIYEFQKELPLDQVLSKE is encoded by the coding sequence ATGAATAAAAGCACGGCCATTATAACGGGTTCTGCCGGACTTATCGGTTCCGAGTCCGTATCTTTTTTTATCGACAAGGGATTTGACATCATCGGCATAGATAACGATCTGCGGGCGTATTTTTTCGGCAAGGAAGCTTCCACCCAATGGATGCGGGACCGCCTGACCAGCCGTTACCCCGCTAATTACCGCCATAAAAATATCGATATTAGGAACTTTGAAGAACTATCAAAGGTATTCAAGGAATCCAAACCGGAGATCGTGATCCACTGCGCGGCGCAGCCGTCCCACGACTGGGCGGCCAAGGAGCCGTTCACTGATTTCGGCGTGAACGCCAACGGAACCCTGAATCTGCTGGAAGCGACACGCCAGTTCGCGCCGGAAGCGGTGTTCATTTTTGTTTCCACGAACAAGGTCTACGGCGATACGCCGAACCGGCTCCCGTTGGTCGAGCAGGAAAAGCGGTATGAGATCAGAAAAGACCATCCGTACAATGACGGCATCGACGAGACGATGAGCATTGACGGTTGCCTGCATTCTTTATTCGGCGCGTCCAAGGTAGCGGCCGACGTGCTGGTTCAGGAGTACGGCCGGTACTTTAACATGAAGACGGTTTGTTTCCGCGGCGGCTGCCTGACCGGTCCGGCGCATTCAGGCACAAGGCTGCACGGTTTCCTTTCGTATCTGGTGCGGTGCGGCATCGCCGGGATAACGTATCATGTATTCGGTTACAAAGGTAAACAAGTCAGGGATAACATCCATTCATACGACTTGGTGAACGCGTTCTATCATTTTTTCCGCAAACCCAGGGTCGCCGCGGTCTACAACATGGGCGGCAGCCGGCATAGTAATTGTTCGATCCTCGAAGCCATCGACGATATCGAGGAGTTATCCGGCAAGAAGCTTGTCTACAAGTATGAGGATAAGAACCGGATCGGCGATCACATCTGGTACATCAGCAGCGTGAAAAAATTCCAGCATGACTATCCCGGCTGGCAGTACACCTATGATATCAAGCGGATGATCAAGGAGATCTACGAGTTCCAGAAAGAGCTTCCGCTGGATCAGGTGCTGTCAAAAGAATAA
- a CDS encoding glycosyltransferase translates to MTWRHSVYGFAGKSRSDTAALVIDFSGFSDYSTSTFKLMAHKRLKKIWVMYCSRKGGHTYPSFAFYDYVKEAGNGQFVPEIMNLLDYSPAGSRTDALGRLGDLKLKGLFKSGYKNLQKQNEVMLGGYRFAEGMIFSMSATFQKLKHKFGQPDIIVSLQPEVNVVAGRLKDFFNVPMHTIIIDLAVHGLWVNKAIDRYYVMNEPLRDELLTYQVAVDRITVSGMPLRAGFLPVTKSDVKEVRRSLGLLPDKPTVLLIGGLLGTMVDFHTAIKAIMQIESPVQLAVIFGKNEKDFIKAQALKTRARWPLHLFGAVSNMHEFMWAADVIVSKPGSVTMAEGLGLGRPMVVITPRAGSAQEHRFAHFLKANGAGEWVSSPDELTAPLAAILGSSDMYRRMHEKAWELGHRSLNGTGTIFKHVKAELMRKGEMDNE, encoded by the coding sequence GTGACATGGCGCCATAGTGTATACGGATTCGCGGGCAAGTCAAGGAGCGATACGGCAGCGCTGGTTATTGACTTCAGCGGTTTTTCTGATTATAGTACGAGTACTTTCAAACTTATGGCTCACAAGCGGCTTAAAAAGATCTGGGTCATGTACTGTTCGCGGAAGGGCGGGCACACCTATCCGAGCTTTGCCTTTTACGATTACGTCAAGGAAGCGGGGAACGGACAGTTCGTTCCGGAGATCATGAACCTGCTTGATTACTCGCCCGCCGGCTCACGGACCGACGCGCTGGGAAGGCTGGGCGATCTCAAGCTCAAGGGTCTGTTCAAGAGCGGTTATAAGAACCTGCAGAAGCAGAACGAGGTAATGCTGGGCGGATACCGTTTTGCCGAAGGCATGATCTTTTCCATGAGCGCGACCTTTCAGAAACTGAAGCACAAGTTCGGACAGCCCGACATCATCGTTTCACTGCAGCCAGAGGTAAACGTCGTAGCCGGGCGCTTGAAGGATTTTTTCAACGTACCTATGCATACCATTATTATCGATCTGGCGGTCCACGGGTTGTGGGTGAACAAGGCGATCGACCGTTACTACGTGATGAACGAACCGCTGCGCGATGAACTTCTTACCTACCAGGTCGCGGTCGACAGGATCACGGTTTCCGGTATGCCGCTGCGCGCCGGATTTTTGCCGGTCACTAAAAGTGACGTGAAGGAAGTCAGGCGATCGCTGGGGCTGCTACCCGATAAACCGACGGTCCTGCTGATCGGCGGACTGCTCGGCACCATGGTCGATTTCCATACCGCGATCAAGGCGATCATGCAGATCGAATCGCCCGTCCAGTTGGCGGTCATTTTTGGAAAGAACGAGAAGGACTTTATCAAAGCGCAGGCGCTCAAAACACGCGCGCGGTGGCCCCTGCATCTGTTCGGCGCGGTGTCAAATATGCATGAATTCATGTGGGCAGCCGATGTTATCGTGAGCAAGCCAGGTTCCGTGACCATGGCTGAAGGTCTCGGTCTCGGGCGACCCATGGTCGTCATCACGCCCCGCGCGGGTTCTGCCCAGGAGCACCGGTTCGCGCACTTTCTCAAGGCGAACGGCGCCGGCGAATGGGTCAGTTCGCCGGATGAACTGACCGCGCCGCTTGCCGCGATCCTCGGGTCCAGTGACATGTACCGGCGCATGCATGAAAAAGCATGGGAACTTGGGCATCGCAGCCTGAACGGTACCGGGACGATATTCAAACATGTCAAAGCTGAGTTAATGCGCAAAGGAGAGATGGACAATGAATAA
- a CDS encoding nodulation protein NfeD, producing the protein MSLVLLSAVLFNANAVYIGEFSGPITPASSAYFLEAITQAENDSASCLIIKMDTPGGLDESMREITKRILNASVPVVVYVAPKGARAASAGVFILYASHVAAMAPGTNVGAAHPVGLGGEKQDSVMIGKVTNDAVAYLQSLAKERHRNIAWAEQAVRQSVSVDADTALKLGICEIIAPNDQDLIAQLDGRQVVVNEDTLTLTVASAPVKKVVMSFRDRLLLIITNPNIAYILLLLGIYGLFFELQHPGLIFPGVVGGICLILAFYALHILPVNYAGVALIVLSAIFFIIEIYLTSHGLATIGGVIALVIGSVILFNSNVPFLRVSWEVIMLVAIIIVAFVVLMLIMGIGAQFRKPASGKEGMVGESGIAKTEIDSEGGTVFVHGELWNAVSDKPIKKNSRVKVVNASGVLLKVEPL; encoded by the coding sequence ATGTCACTTGTATTGCTAAGCGCTGTACTGTTCAACGCAAACGCCGTCTACATCGGCGAATTCAGCGGTCCGATCACGCCCGCCTCGAGCGCGTATTTTCTAGAGGCGATCACCCAGGCCGAGAACGACAGCGCGTCGTGCCTTATCATAAAAATGGATACGCCGGGTGGCCTCGACGAATCCATGCGGGAAATAACCAAGCGTATTCTCAACGCGTCCGTGCCCGTAGTTGTCTACGTCGCGCCCAAAGGCGCACGCGCGGCATCAGCCGGCGTCTTTATCCTGTACGCGAGCCACGTCGCGGCGATGGCGCCGGGTACCAATGTCGGCGCCGCGCACCCGGTAGGATTGGGCGGTGAGAAACAGGACAGCGTCATGATCGGCAAGGTGACCAACGATGCGGTCGCGTATCTGCAATCGCTGGCCAAGGAACGGCATCGGAACATTGCCTGGGCCGAGCAGGCTGTGCGCCAGAGCGTCTCCGTGGACGCGGACACAGCGCTCAAACTCGGGATCTGCGAGATCATTGCCCCCAACGATCAGGACCTTATCGCCCAGCTTGACGGACGGCAGGTCGTCGTTAACGAAGACACGCTGACCCTGACGGTCGCGTCGGCGCCGGTCAAGAAAGTCGTAATGTCATTCCGGGACCGCCTGCTCCTGATAATCACCAACCCCAATATCGCTTATATCCTGCTCCTCCTTGGTATTTATGGATTGTTCTTTGAATTGCAGCATCCGGGACTTATTTTTCCGGGCGTGGTCGGCGGCATCTGTCTTATTCTCGCCTTCTACGCGCTTCACATCCTGCCGGTGAACTACGCCGGAGTAGCCCTTATTGTTTTATCGGCCATCTTTTTCATTATTGAAATATACCTTACGTCGCACGGGCTGGCGACTATCGGCGGCGTTATCGCGCTGGTCATCGGCTCGGTCATTCTGTTCAATAGCAATGTACCGTTCCTGCGTGTTTCATGGGAGGTGATCATGCTCGTTGCCATAATCATTGTCGCGTTCGTGGTGCTGATGCTGATCATGGGTATCGGCGCCCAGTTCCGCAAACCCGCCAGCGGCAAGGAAGGGATGGTCGGCGAATCCGGCATCGCCAAGACCGAGATCGATTCTGAAGGCGGAACGGTTTTTGTCCACGGCGAATTATGGAACGCCGTCAGCGACAAACCCATCAAGAAAAACAGCCGGGTCAAGGTCGTAAACGCTTCCGGGGTGCTTCTGAAAGTCGAGCCCCTGTAA